The sequence GGCCCAATAGAAGATCACACTGCTAAAGTGGGTCAAAAAACTGACTTGACTGACACACAAAGATAATTGGGCCCCTCGATTATCGTGCTTGCCAACTCAACATGCACTTCAAGAAATAATCAACTTGTAGGCATCAACTAAATAGAGTAGagttttataatatatagtcgcaatattagatattttattgtataaaaaCTCTTTAAAGTAGTCAACTTTTTCAAttaaagagagaagaaaaagcaATAGTGTGAATATATTTAGGGGTGTTAATCGATTCAATATTAAATTTGTACATTGTCATAgatgttaattttttattttttttcaaattattgcAGAATATGCATATACATTGAGAGTAGATGAAAAGAGCGATGTATATAGTTTTGGTGTGGTTCTATTGGAGCTGATCACCGGGCGGCGTCCGGTGGGAGAGTTTGGAGACGGAGTGGACATAGTACAATGGAGCAAGGAAGTGACAAATTGTAAAAGGGAACAAGTGACACACATTGTGGATCCAAGGTTAACTAGTGTGCCTCAAGATGAAGCAATGCATTTGTTCTTTATTTCTATGCTATGTATTCAAGAAAATAGCGTAGAACGCCCAACGATGAGGGAAGTCATTCAAATGTTGTCCGAATTTCCAAGACAATCACCAGAATATCATCAACCTTCGTCTTCAAAAGTTGTTTTACAAAAGCTAAAAAGCCTCGAAAATGACCAAACTACTTGTCCGAAGATTCGAAAAGAAATTTTGGTCTaaccaatttcaatttttatataatatggtCCTCTTGGCaagttgttttaattttaactttgtaTTATTCTTTATGCTTATTTAAGGATAGGGGTTTTGTGACAAAGAGAAGTAGGAATATAATTAGTACTATGCATTATTAGTGGTTAATTAGTTGCTTTTGTTTAGTTGTTAGGGTTGGGGGTGTTTAAGTTCTTGGCAAAGGCAGGCCAGGCCCAATTAAGTTGGTTCTAAATGCTTTTTGTATCATATGGTTATATACAGGTATATATTCTTCCCTTTACCGGTGAATTGATTCTCGATTCAATAATGTTTAATTGTTTATTGTTGGTCATGTTGTTACAGGTGAATTAATTCACGAttcaatatgatattttaagtgaaatgaaatgaataaattatcGAAGTTCAAATAAATTTCGCAAATTTTGGACATTTTAACTCtagacatgatttttttcatcttcAATTTTGTACGTGTGAAATTGATTCAGATTTTCGTTTAAAATGAAAGATTCCGAACGACATAACTGAATTGGGTTACATTTATTGGGCCTCGCACACCAATACTGAGTAGTTCAATATTGAGGCCCAGTTTTCAACGCTTGCACACTTCAACGAGGCCCAAATCATAAattattgtataattaaatgaagataacaaatattaattgaaagattaaaaatattatttatattattatactcCTATACAAATACTTAAAGTGAATGAGTTTTCATGCAATGTTACCTCTATCCAACTATCGTGGAGTTTTCTTAGTTATATACATGAGTATCATTATATTCTTTTAATCCCATAATTATTGAAGATTCCACACATGAATTTAAAGTATGATTGATTGTTCATATGTATTCCTTGGAATATTTGAGGTCTTTTTATTCatgttttcactttttttatttttttatttataataattttctcaaatttgtcagatataaataagaaaaatttctTGAACATTTTTCTGTTATTGGTGTCTGACTAATTCGAATTCATACCAAATAGATCTCTTTGAGTGAAATACTTCTTATTGAGACTCAAAATCAAGACCcagattaaattaaaaataactccATTTACTACAccattattttgtaatttaataaacttgatgttttattttatattatataaacaaACACTCCTTTCTATATAtagatatttatcaaaaaatggCATTGCACAAtgaagaatattttaaattaaatgtcaTGTGTTCCATTCTAATGCACATACTTTCCCTTTCTAATTAAatccaattttttattttaggggGAAAAACAAAGATGTCAATATACCACTAACAATCAAACCTAATATTTACAAcgacttctatttttttttctatctaaTTCTTTAAttcaaacaattttaaattatccCAAAATCcaatataattttctaaaatatctgcttcaataatacaaataaaaatccatagatattttttattttataataataataataataaaaaaagtaaacaacTGGACTCTTCCAAATAGTGCTCGTCCACAattcaaatgaattaaaaaaaaaaaaaaacacaaaagaatCTTGAGTACCAGTCATTGACTATAAAATAAACGGTCCAGATCAGTTGATACCAAATCAAGAAACGAATATAAACCGTTAGATTAAAATTAAGGGTTTAGTCACAGTTCCATTTCACTCCACGCCTCCTATTATACACTCACGCAGTCCTCTTTACATTCTTCCTCTTTCGTTTCCCTCAAAAACCTTCGCTACAGGGAAACCGCTTCTCTGTTTCATAGCGGTTTTCCGGTTATCTGGATCGGTGGTTTTGTTTATTTGCTTATATAAGGtgagtttttctttgttttcttgatttttttcttgtttgataTAAAGATCTATAACGTTTGTTTATTTGTTGAAAGATTTTATCTGGGGTGTTTAGTTTCATATGATTTTGAGGGGGAAAAGGGTGTTTTTGGATGTTTTTTTTACGCGACATACATAAAAACATGATAAAGAAAGATCTGAACTTTTTTTCCTGGAAAGATATTTCTGGGTTTCACTAcaaaaggtttttttttctttattgggGTTTTGTTAGTTTTgctttttagatgaaatttgaGATgggtttctatttttattggggtaattttctttatgtatatgtgtgaaaaagtttgtggtgtCTTTTCCTATGTGCACGAATGATGAAGTGAAGCTTGTGGGTTGTGTTCAGTTTTTCTTTTACGACAAAGGATACCCGTAAAACCCACAGTAGAGttgtttttagtttatttttttaggtgattaattttcaaccctagtttagTCTATTTTATTGCTTTGATGTTTTTCCAGGAAATAACCATTATTTGTGGTGTGATTTTATTGGGAATCTATTGTCCTTTATTTGTTTGCTGCTATTCTGCGTTGTTGTGAAGCAGAAACACAAGTATAGATCGAGGGGCTATATTCTCTTTTTCCTTGTTTTATGGGATAATCATTTGAAACTAGGTCCACCCTTTTTTGTTGGTCTATTATTAGGATAATAAAGTGAGGGAAACCAGTTTTTTCTCTCTACATTACAGGCTATCTTTTACTTCCTTGTATCTAGGCATGAATtcttgtttttgaatttttttttggtatgttCTGTTATCTACAAGTCAATGGCTTGTAATGATTTTCTTGTCTGTCTTTGTCTACATATGATTGTAAGGCATGTGTTTAATTCAAAGCTCCTGGGAGGGTATTCATGTCTGTGTGGTTGTTCGggttgttttcttcttttctagTAGATTTTCCCCCTTAATATCATGATTTTGGAGCTCTCAATTATGTTTTAATCATTAAGAATTTGTTTATGATTATTTGTTCTCAAAAGTTTCTGTTTCCTTTTTACCTTATGCATTTCGTCAACTGTTTGCAGGTCAGGAATTGGCTTTTGAAGCTTGATAATGGCTGGTGAGAAGATTATAGAAAAACGTATCATGTTAATATTTGATTCTGCAATTTTCGTGGGTCTTTTGGTAGATTCTCTAGATGCTTTATTAcatgtttgaaatttttggaACATGGTTTTTAAAATGCGAATGATGTCTCAATCTTTTATTTGGCATTGATGACTGGATTGCTCCACAGTATGATTTTCTTGCTGATGAGCATATTTCAGAATGTTAGGGGGGTGACTGGgaataatatatgaatttttgaattcTCGAAGAAGTGTTCCCATACATGAATCTATGAAATCCAAACTCTACCAAATGTCTTTACAGGAAACAGCTTTGATCCCTGATTAAGATAAAAGGATGTTTCAGTAAACAGCTTTGATATCTTATCCCCCCCTCCTCAAGCCCTCATGTGGAGATGGAAATTGCAAAGGCACATGCTAAATTTTTATACCACCATTGCAAACATTTATCGCCCTAGTCTATGTGCTTATGCTAGGTTCTGATGTGCGATGAGCCAATGAATACTGTGTATAAGACTATACCACTTGATTATAAGAAGACTATTAATGCTTGAATTAGCCCACCCTGTGTATAATCTGGATTTTTATTTCGAAAAAGTCTTCTGCTTGATGGTACTAGTTGTTTTATCAAGTTTTGAGCTCGGTCTTATTATACTTATTGCTATATCAAATCTTGAACTCGGTCTTATTATACTTATTGCTATTTCGTCATGACTTAACATTTTTCAAGCTGAAGCTATTGCTCCGGGACTGAAATCTGATCCCTCTAACAAACTGATTGAGAAGGATTTGGTATGCTACTATTCATTTCTCTCTTATTGTACATGCTATATTTGTGTTGAGATTGTTGAATTTATAAGTATGTTAATATAccggaaaataaaataatgctTGATTTTTGTGACTAATTTTTGCTAAAATAGCACATAGGTTCCCCATATGTCTAAGGAGAGGGGAGGTAGGCGGGAAAGAGTTGGATAGAGGTGATTACACAAGGACCACATCTTCAACTCACCCACAAGTACTTGACCCTAGATATTAAAGTATGAACTATCCAGGTTGAGGATCAGGGAACATGGTTAATAGTTTGTCAAGTGCTTCTCTTATATTTAGATGAAGTAATGAGAGGAGTATCGTATATCTCGAGCTATTTCTCTTTTCCCACTAATCTTTTCTGTCATAAGCATTTGTTTGGTTAGAGGAATACTGTTTAGTCTTTGTCTTGAGCTACACATGTTCTCTGCTGTGCTTCTGCATTTGTTTGGTTCATATAGCTCATCACTTCGTTTTATGTACTTCagacatttttatattttttttcatatctgTTTTTTTGTTAACTCAAAATATGTATAGGTTTCAAAAAAAGATGGAAAAGCTGCTGACTCGGTGGCTTCTTTGGGAGCTGTGACCAGCATCAAGGGTGAAAATGATCAACCACCTGCTGCAGAGCAAGGTGCTTATTATCCACCTACTAGCTATTGCGATTACTACTATCCAGGTTAGATACTGAATTGGGTTTGTCATTGTTCCTTTAATTTTCGGACCTGCTCCTCTTTAATGGTCACAGACCAGTTATGACCACTTCATGATTCTATTCCCTATATAAATGCATTGGAAAATCTTGGTTGGAATTGTTAACTTTATGAGTAGTGTGTGTTTGTGTATCATATACACAGAGTTATCAAAGATGCAGAAGAACACATGTCAACCAAGTTTTTAAATTCTACTAGGGCTGACTTATGATAAGCTACATCTTAagtacatattttattaatactCCTAGGTGGAGATTGCTGCATCCTTTGATGCTTGTTTATGAATTGTggcacattttattatttcaagttatGTTTCTTCTATTCATTGTAAATATAAGTTGCAAAAAAGAGGAGGAGAAATGTAACAATTTTTATGGAAATGAAAATCGAACTGACACACTGGAAAAGAAAAAGCTAATGGAAGTAGAAATATAAAGCAAGTAATTGAACCCTGCTTTGGTggttttgggggggggggggggttttNNNNNNNNNNNNNNNNNNNNNNNNNNNNNNNNNNNNNNNNNNNNNNNNNNNNNNNNNNNNNNNNNNNNNNNNNNNNNNNNNNNNNNNNNNNNNNNNNNNNNNNNNNNNNNNNNNNNNNNNNNNNNNNNNNNNNNNNNNNNNNNNNNNNNNNNNNNNNNNNNNNNNNNNNNNNNNNNNNNNNNNNNNNNNNNNNNNNNNNNNNNNNNNNNNNNNNNNNNNNNNNNNNNNNNNNNNNNNNNNNNNNNNNNNNNNNNNNNNNNNNNNNNNNNNNNNNNNNNNNNNNNNNNNNNNNNNNNNNNNNNNNNNNNNNNNNNNNNNNNNNNNNNNNNNNNNNNNNNNNNNNNNNNNNNNNNNNNNNNNNNNNNNNNNNNNNNNNNNNNNNNNNNNNNNNNNNNNNNNNNNNNNNNNNNNNNNNNNNNNNNNNNNNNNNNNNNNNNNNNNNNNNNNNNNNNNNNNNNNNNNNNNNNNNNNNNNNNNNNNNNNNNNNNNNNNNNNNNNNNNNNNNNNNNNNNNNNNNNNNNNNNNNNNNNNNNNNNNNNNNNNNNNNNNNNGGGCTTTTGAGCTCTTTTTACTGGGTAGTGAATTAGGTAGTTCTCAATGCTACTAGGAGGGTTCGGCAGAAATATATGGAGCCATTACTGGTAGAAAGAATGCAATCCGGGACAGTAGAGGTGTGGTTTGATATAGTTTAGGATGCTTAACTATTTTATTATATCTTCAGGTCTTTTCTCCTCTCCATTGAAGTTTGATCTGTGGACTTGTATGTGTTTGCCTTTtgcaattaaatataataacccGTTGGATGATAGTGTAATTTGAATTTGCTTTTTTGCAGGATATAATGGGACTTATAATCAGTTAGATGAGCAGGCTTACTTTAATGCGGTAGGTTTTACTTCAATAAGGGTTGTGTCATCTTAATTTGCTTTGTTGTCTTATATAAGCTTAAACACAATCTGGTGATTGTCAGGGTGTTCAATCAGACAATGGTTCCCTTCTCTACTATATGCCTGGCTATAATCCTTACAGTGCTGGATTTGTGGGAGGCGATGGGAAGCAGCCCTATCCTTCGTCCGGATATCTTCAGCAACCTGTCTCATATGGTTCAGATTCCATGCCATGTTATACATGGGGCTCGCCATACTGTGCTGATATCACCAATAGTGCTGCTCCAAAACCCGGGAACGTTAAATCAACTTTTGGACGAAATGGTTCAGTCAAGTCGAATGGTTTTAATTCCACAAAAACAAATAGTTCTTTCTCAAGCAAAAACTCGACCGTACTCTTTAACCCAAAGAGTCGACCAGCTACTGCCATGTCAAATCCGCCAAAGTCTTTCCATCAAGCTCAGCCTTTTAATCCAGTGAACAAGGTCTGTTTAAATTTCCTCTGATTAACTATATAACTATATGATGGCTTTCTTTGCTAATGTTGAATGGGAAAATCTATGCTGAAATGTCTCTTTCATTCCTTTCAGAGGGAAAATGTCtctttaagtttttattttctattgttttttcttGTGTTTGAAAGTATATGTTTTCCTCTTGTTTTCTTTTGACAAGTTTTATACCCCTGTCTTTGCAGTTTCAGTCCGATGTCCAGTCCGGAGGCCTGATGAAGGGGTTTCATCTGGTTGGAGACTACCCATCATACACCAGTCAAAATCAAGGTTTTTTCATGCCTTATGATCCCATCAACTGTCAAACAAACAGTAGAATGTGGAATGGAAACTACAGAGCTAAACCACGGGGAAATTTCACCAGAAATGGTGTGTTTGAGGCAACTAATGAGTTACCTCGTGGTCCTCGTGCCAACGGTAGAAGCGTCCCTTCAAAACCATCTGCTGAGGAGGATCAGCTTGTGCCAACTGTTCAGAGGGAGAAGTATAACAAAGAGGATTTTAAGACTCAGTATGACAATGCAAAATTTTACATTATCAAGTCATACAGTGAAGATGATATCCACAAGTGTGTCAAATATGATGTGTGGTCAAGTACTCCAAACGGAAACAAGAAATTGGACACTGCCTTTGTTGAATCTGCGGCTAAAGCAAGTGGAACTGGTTCAAGCTGTCCAGTGTTCCTATTCTTTTCTGTAAGTTATCATGTTTctgtttttttctatttgatgaGAATTAATTACATCTGAACGTGATTTTTTTCCATTTGTGTGCATGGACATGTCTTTGAGTGGATGGTCAGTTTAAAGATATGAGTGTTTTTCTCTTGAATTTTTAGGTAAATGGAAGTGGACAGTTTTTAGGTGTAGCTGAGATGGTTGGGCAGGTTGACTTCAACAGAAACATGGACTTTTGGCAGCTTGACAAGTGGAGCGGGTTCTTCCCACTGAAGTGGCACATAGTTAAAGATGTACCAAATACACAGTTTAGGCACATCATCCTTGAAAACAATGATAATAGACCTGTAACCTATAGCAGAGATACCCAGGAGGTATATTTCAGTTTTTGCTTCACCAGATGTTCAATTTTTAGTTCAGTCTGCATGTGTCaattcttaattttaaaattagagaTCTAACGAGTATTCTGTCATTCCAGATTGGATTGAAGGAAGGTTTGGAAATGCTTAACATACTTAAGAATTACTCAGAGAAGACATCTATATTGGATGATTTCAATTTCTATGAGAAGCGTGAGAAAGTGCTCAAGGCTAAAAGGAGTTCAAAACCAGTTATTCGAGCTGATGCATACGAGAAAGCTGATTCTCTTGTGAGTTCCTACTCCTTGTGCATTTATATAACCTTCAACAAGTAGTGCCGCTCTGCATTTTAGCTATAAGATACCTCACGTTTCTCTTTAAACTGTGGACACTTGTGTATGTTTGTAACACTTTGTATAAATTCATGTGTTCCCTGTGGTGCAGAAGCAATTCAAAGGAGGAGACAAGGTACTTGAGGAGGAGCTGAAGACCAACTCTGCTGATCCAACAGCACCTCTGGTTTCTCTCACCAAAAACCTATCGATTAATTCAAGGCCATTCAAAAGTAGTGTCTGAATCATAGGTTGCCTCCAAGAGGCATTTTATGACTAGGTAGACCTGAAGCTTCAAAAGGGGTccttgtttcttcttcttgtgtTTAATTAGCTTTATAGGCATACACTCGTCCCGCTGCCCGGGTTTTGGGATGGCATTTACTTACTAGTCTCTATTAGTTTTGCTTCATCTTTAAAGGGttctgtttcttttcttttgactTTGCAATGTTTGTTTACTTTCAAAAGATCTCTACTATTGTTTTAGATTATTGCAGTATTGATAATGTTAAAGAAAAAGTTGCCCCCCATCTCCCTGTCTAGCTCTACTTTATTTTGATGTCGTTCTAGTATTATCATATTCTAGTTTGTCACTATATTACTTTGACTGCTATTGAGGTCCATACAAGGGACTTTAGAAATTTTGCAACCAATTTTATCGAAATGTGTGTTTGGAGGTTGTTTGATGAAGTTACGTTTCCAGCAAAACCAAGAATCAAATTGTTAAAGGTTTTCTCCCAATACATTGCTTGATAAAAGCAAATTAGGTTAGTCATTAAAAATTGTACATACAGATATGAAGAAATTATTagctcataataataataattggagGATTGAAGTTATTATTAACAAGCAATTTCTGGCACTTGAGCCGCAACTTCAGCAGCAAATGCTAATGAAAGAAGAACAAGTCAAACTTGATTTTCCATTAAAGATGGACGGATTTCTTGATGATCTGACATCactaaatatgaaatgaaaacaTACTCCCTACTCCAAAACACTAAAACAAATACTATTAtcctatatataaaaagaaatggcTCCATTCTCGACTTTTAAAGTGATCAAATTCATAAAGAAACCAACAAAATTACTTGCTCATATAAGGTGAAAATTTAGCTTTGTCATCTCTGTCGTTCTCTCTCCAAGAATGCTGTTGCATTTGGGGGGGCATCATCAGGCATGGAGTTGGCTGCAGAATTGTTGGAGCTACATAGGGTGAGTATGCCAAGTGATTATTATTACTTGGCATCATagtttcatatttcatcaatgcACACATCATATTATTGCTCCCATTCCCCGCGGAGGACGACGACGATGCACCATTATTATACTGCCAATCATTCtcattcatcatcaacatcCTCATTTCTTGATGATATATTGGAGCTTGCAATTGATTATAATCTCCATATTCCATCCCCCCTCCTTGGACCATAACATTGTCATTGTAATGACTCCATTGGTTTCCTCCCAAATCAATCATTTCTCCTCCCATCAAACCACTAAAATTCCCTTTAAGCAAATGAATCCTATTCTTGACATTTTCAACTTTGTCATCCAACAAAGTTAAAAAATCCCTCAACTTAAACTCAGATAACTGATCCATAAACTCTAGCCAACATGGATATTTTTTCTCCATATTCATCTTTCTCAACTTGATATACTCTTCCTCAACCCTCTTGTTTCGATCAACGAAATAATCAGACAATCCAAAGGTTTTACTACTACCAGATTGCAAACTATTCTCCTTTTTATACTCGTCGATTAAATTATCAATCTCTTCTTGTTCTTGTAAGCTTTTACTATTTGTACTACTACTAGTTCCACTACTATTTGTCCAAATCTCAGCCCTACACTCTGATCCATTCCCTTGTTTTGGTCCATACATTATCATAAGCCCATTCACATTGCAAAGTGTAGTGAATTCATACAACTTTTTCAATAAaccttctttccttttcttaaaCGTTGCATTCCTTGATTTCTCCTTGCTTATTAATTCCATCTTCAATTTCGCACGACCCATCTTCTTGATctacaataaattaaacaaaaaaaaatataacgtATTGTTTCAAAAggcaaattcaaaatttaaaactacCAATTCCTACGAAAAAACTTTTGATATAGGAACAAAACTTCgaaaacaagaacaataatataaccatgaaaagcaaatcatataaattaactATTATTGGAAGAGAAACAAGTACCTTTTTGAGTTTGTTTTCTCAAAAGTATGACTTCAACTTAccaagcaaaaaaaataaatacgtGACTTCTTTTTATAATACAAATAGGGAGAAAAGGGGTTtgtttaaataaatcaattaattctATTAGttttaaaaggaaagaacatgTAAAACTTTAATTTAGTATCCCATTAATTGATTTTCTTAGATCCTTACTTcgtcataaatatttttagtcaaaaatatattaaaattaccatatttatatataattttcctaaATAAAAAAAGGTACCAATTAATGTATAAGCAGTGTAAATAGATTTATGAATCTCCGTGGTTATTAAatgatctatttttttaaaataataagtacGTAAATACTAAGAGCCAtatgagtaaaaaaaaaactgcataatatatttttttttgtagtaaatCAGTTTCATTATCAATAATCAATCTCCATAAGCATCTGATTAATTGATTTTGGTTGATTATAGTTTCCTTCTAGTGGGATTAGCTAATTTTGTTTGGATTAGTTCTATCATCTTTTCACCCTCACCCCCTAACATAAAATCTTCtcattatttattactattatggTATAGgatattttgtttttcaaactatGGATTACGTttatttataacaataatatatattcaatgtAATTTAATAAGTGAGTTTGAAGAAAGTAAAGTGTGTgtaaattttatgttaattttaagAGGCAGAAAAATTCCTAGAAAAAGTAATTGAATGTGAAAATGTGAGTCATGATAAAGtatgtgtatgttgatgatatgaaatgaaaatttgattcaattaaatcgataaaaaattgaatattggTTTAAAGATCATTATCAAAATTGATATTGCATAGACATCGAATCGAACCAATCAGAACAAATTTGATAAaagttaatatattaatttgattttttccctcaaaatatttaatttttttttttttaaaaaaggagaaGTACACAGCCATAATTCCCTTAAACCCTCGTTGCATTTTTAACGCTCAGAACTACACAGCTCTACTACTCTGCAATGTCAAACGATCAATTACAGCCGTTGATCTCGGAGACTAATAAACACTCGCTCGATCAACGGCCGGAATCTCCCCAACGGCCGTCGAAATTGCCCAAGGTAAACGACGACGGCGGCAACGACGTTGTTGAAGGAGAAGAGCAGAAAGAGTCAGTTATTAGAACAATGAATCCTAATCCTAGACTACAGCGGTACCTGATAGCAATTGAGTACATAGGAACTCGCTTCGCCGGTGCTCAGCAACAACCTAATTGCAGAA comes from Solanum pennellii chromosome 1, SPENNV200 and encodes:
- the LOC107001838 gene encoding YTH domain-containing protein ECT1 isoform X3; protein product: MAAEAIAPGLKSDPSNKLIEKDLVSKKDGKAADSVASLGAVTSIKGENDQPPAAEQGAYYPPTSYCDYYYPGYNGTYNQLDEQAYFNAGVQSDNGSLLYYMPGYNPYSAGFVGGDGKQPYPSSGYLQQPVSYGSDSMPCYTWGSPYCADITNSAAPKPGNVKSTFGRNGSVKSNGFNSTKTNSSFSSKNSTVLFNPKSRPATAMSNPPKSFHQAQPFNPVNKFQSDVQSGGLMKGFHLVGDYPSYTSQNQGFFMPYDPINCQTNSRMWNGNYRAKPRGNFTRNGVFEATNELPRGPRANGRSVPSKPSAEEDQLVPTVQREKYNKEDFKTQYDNAKFYIIKSYSEDDIHKCVKYDVWSSTPNGNKKLDTAFVESAAKASGTGSSCPVFLFFSVNGSGQFLGVAEMVGQVDFNRNMDFWQLDKWSGFFPLKWHIVKDVPNTQFRHIILENNDNRPVTYSRDTQEIGLKEGLEMLNILKNYSEKTSILDDFNFYEKREKVLKAKRSSKPVIRADAYEKADSLKQFKGGDKVLEEELKTNSADPTAPLVSLTKNLSINSRPFKSSV
- the LOC107001838 gene encoding YTH domain-containing protein ECT1 isoform X2, which translates into the protein MAGEKIIEKPIAPGLKSDPSNKLIEKDLVSKKDGKAADSVASLGAVTSIKGENDQPPAAEQGAYYPPTSYCDYYYPGYNGTYNQLDEQAYFNAGVQSDNGSLLYYMPGYNPYSAGFVGGDGKQPYPSSGYLQQPVSYGSDSMPCYTWGSPYCADITNSAAPKPGNVKSTFGRNGSVKSNGFNSTKTNSSFSSKNSTVLFNPKSRPATAMSNPPKSFHQAQPFNPVNKFQSDVQSGGLMKGFHLVGDYPSYTSQNQGFFMPYDPINCQTNSRMWNGNYRAKPRGNFTRNGVFEATNELPRGPRANGRSVPSKPSAEEDQLVPTVQREKYNKEDFKTQYDNAKFYIIKSYSEDDIHKCVKYDVWSSTPNGNKKLDTAFVESAAKASGTGSSCPVFLFFSVNGSGQFLGVAEMVGQVDFNRNMDFWQLDKWSGFFPLKWHIVKDVPNTQFRHIILENNDNRPVTYSRDTQEIGLKEGLEMLNILKNYSEKTSILDDFNFYEKREKVLKAKRSSKPVIRADAYEKADSLKQFKGGDKVLEEELKTNSADPTAPLVSLTKNLSINSRPFKSSV
- the LOC107001838 gene encoding YTH domain-containing protein ECT1 isoform X5 — translated: MAGEKIIEKPEAIAPGLKSDPSNKLIEKDLVSKKDGKAADSVASLGAVTSIKGENDQPPAAEQGYNGTYNQLDEQAYFNAGVQSDNGSLLYYMPGYNPYSAGFVGGDGKQPYPSSGYLQQPVSYGSDSMPCYTWGSPYCADITNSAAPKPGNVKSTFGRNGSVKSNGFNSTKTNSSFSSKNSTVLFNPKSRPATAMSNPPKSFHQAQPFNPVNKFQSDVQSGGLMKGFHLVGDYPSYTSQNQGFFMPYDPINCQTNSRMWNGNYRAKPRGNFTRNGVFEATNELPRGPRANGRSVPSKPSAEEDQLVPTVQREKYNKEDFKTQYDNAKFYIIKSYSEDDIHKCVKYDVWSSTPNGNKKLDTAFVESAAKASGTGSSCPVFLFFSVNGSGQFLGVAEMVGQVDFNRNMDFWQLDKWSGFFPLKWHIVKDVPNTQFRHIILENNDNRPVTYSRDTQEIGLKEGLEMLNILKNYSEKTSILDDFNFYEKREKVLKAKRSSKPVIRADAYEKADSLKQFKGGDKVLEEELKTNSADPTAPLVSLTKNLSINSRPFKSSV
- the LOC107001838 gene encoding YTH domain-containing protein ECT1 isoform X1, which translates into the protein MAGEKIIEKPEAIAPGLKSDPSNKLIEKDLVSKKDGKAADSVASLGAVTSIKGENDQPPAAEQGAYYPPTSYCDYYYPGYNGTYNQLDEQAYFNAGVQSDNGSLLYYMPGYNPYSAGFVGGDGKQPYPSSGYLQQPVSYGSDSMPCYTWGSPYCADITNSAAPKPGNVKSTFGRNGSVKSNGFNSTKTNSSFSSKNSTVLFNPKSRPATAMSNPPKSFHQAQPFNPVNKFQSDVQSGGLMKGFHLVGDYPSYTSQNQGFFMPYDPINCQTNSRMWNGNYRAKPRGNFTRNGVFEATNELPRGPRANGRSVPSKPSAEEDQLVPTVQREKYNKEDFKTQYDNAKFYIIKSYSEDDIHKCVKYDVWSSTPNGNKKLDTAFVESAAKASGTGSSCPVFLFFSVNGSGQFLGVAEMVGQVDFNRNMDFWQLDKWSGFFPLKWHIVKDVPNTQFRHIILENNDNRPVTYSRDTQEIGLKEGLEMLNILKNYSEKTSILDDFNFYEKREKVLKAKRSSKPVIRADAYEKADSLKQFKGGDKVLEEELKTNSADPTAPLVSLTKNLSINSRPFKSSV
- the LOC107031774 gene encoding floral homeotic protein AGAMOUS-like, which gives rise to MGRAKLKMELISKEKSRNATFKKRKEGLLKKLYEFTTLCNVNGLMIMYGPKQGNGSECRAEIWTNSSGTSSSTNSKSLQEQEEIDNLIDEYKKENSLQSGSSKTFGLSDYFVDRNKRVEEEYIKLRKMNMEKKYPCWLEFMDQLSEFKLRDFLTLLDDKVENVKNRIHLLKGNFSGLMGGEMIDLGGNQWSHYNDNVMVQGGGMEYGDYNQLQAPIYHQEMRMLMMNENDWQYNNGASSSSSAGNGSNNMMCALMKYETMMPSNNNHLAYSPYVAPTILQPTPCLMMPPQMQQHSWRENDRDDKAKFSPYMSK
- the LOC107001838 gene encoding YTH domain-containing protein ECT1 isoform X4, whose protein sequence is MAAIAPGLKSDPSNKLIEKDLVSKKDGKAADSVASLGAVTSIKGENDQPPAAEQGAYYPPTSYCDYYYPGYNGTYNQLDEQAYFNAGVQSDNGSLLYYMPGYNPYSAGFVGGDGKQPYPSSGYLQQPVSYGSDSMPCYTWGSPYCADITNSAAPKPGNVKSTFGRNGSVKSNGFNSTKTNSSFSSKNSTVLFNPKSRPATAMSNPPKSFHQAQPFNPVNKFQSDVQSGGLMKGFHLVGDYPSYTSQNQGFFMPYDPINCQTNSRMWNGNYRAKPRGNFTRNGVFEATNELPRGPRANGRSVPSKPSAEEDQLVPTVQREKYNKEDFKTQYDNAKFYIIKSYSEDDIHKCVKYDVWSSTPNGNKKLDTAFVESAAKASGTGSSCPVFLFFSVNGSGQFLGVAEMVGQVDFNRNMDFWQLDKWSGFFPLKWHIVKDVPNTQFRHIILENNDNRPVTYSRDTQEIGLKEGLEMLNILKNYSEKTSILDDFNFYEKREKVLKAKRSSKPVIRADAYEKADSLKQFKGGDKVLEEELKTNSADPTAPLVSLTKNLSINSRPFKSSV